GCACCTTCTGCATCAGGTGCATTATCATGGACTGCCCATCGGGTAAACCATTCACCTGGGGCATCTCCCAACAAAACATCGCGAAGGGATTGATCCGCACGACGAAGTGCAAGATGCAAGAGCCCAGGGGCTCTAATTGTGCCTCGTGGTGTGTGCGGTGGAAAATGGGGCGTTCTTGCCGCATCATCAAATCGCGACCAAGCAGCTAACGCTTCCCATGCTCCTAGAGTCCAGGATCCACAAAATTCCCCTTGTGCAATTGAACTGCCCCGGAGACAATTCAAGTAATTCCCCAATAACAAAGTAGTTTTGCCTGCATCATGAGCACCCAACACTCCTACAAGAATGGAACGACTGCGGGGCAGCAAGGTTATCAAGTCCGCCAGCCCCAACGTTGCTCCAGACCATGGGACACGTGCAGCTGACTCAATTATTGTGGTTGGGCCCGCTTTTGTTTTTGATTCAGTACCCCCAGAGCGAAAATGCTTGCAATCAGTCAAATTCAAATGGCCATCAACACAGCTCTCACCTTCGTGGACAAAACAGTTAGGATTTGAACATTTGCTATTCATTGTTTAACTCCAGCTAACCTGACAGCCTGCTCTTGACGATAGATTGCCTGAGCAAGACGTGGAAGGCTAATTGAAAAGCCTGGCTCCATATTGGCTTGATGCAAGAGTTTTTGAGTGTCCTTTTCCCCTTGTAGAATAGCAACTACCATATCTCGTATGCTTAACCGTCCTTCTTTTGGCGGCGATGATAGGGCTTGTGACCATGCTTCCGGCAATTCTGAGCATTTGTCTTGAATGGTATTGAGCAGACCAAGAATATTATAGTTCTTGACAAACTCGGCTTCAGGTAATTTGGCGACAGTTTCAGAAAGTGCATAAGTCACACTAGCGGGGGTCGGTGTCTGAACCTCATTGAGTAGATCAAACGGCATTACCACCCCAGCGAGAACGGTCGGCAGTTCTCTATAGCTGCAGGTCAAAGATGAAGAGTAAAGCGCTTCACACCACCAGAGTGTGTTTAATCTCAAATGATCCGCTTTCCTCTGTTCTTCGCTTTGTTTGACATTTTCTTGCAACCAACTGCGTTGAGCGCTTAAAAGCTCTTTTACAGACTCAAGTTGGTGCGTTTCGTGTTGTCCTAGTTGCGAAATCAATTCATTTTGTTTTTTTGCAATTTCAGCCATAGCTGAATCTAATTGGTCGGCGAGAAGTTCTGTCATTCTATCAGTAAATTCCCAAGACCAAGTTTGAGGCTGGTTAGTCCAGTGTGGATTAGGATTTTCACCGGCATTGCCCCGATAATTTGGACCTGAAGCTGCCGCAACCTTATTTAACAGTGCATCACTGTTCACTCTAAAAGCTTTTGCCTTTTCAAAAACGAGCGGTTCAATTTTCTTTGTTGAAGGGGCACGTTTAGATTTGGTGTTCTCAGGAACTATTAGTGAAACAAACTCCGTCTTTCTCGCCCACTCTGTCAGTATACACCTAACGCTGACTTCCTCACGCCCCAAGCCTACCAAAGAAAGGGTATCGGTTGCGGTGTACGACAGCACTACAGCGTGTAAACCTTCTGCGACCTGATTACATGCATCAAGTAAAATTGCGCGATAAAGAAAGATCGGCGGATCGGTATGAACCGAGCGCACCGAAGTCCAGACCTCGAATAAAGCGTCCGCAGCTATCGTAATTGCCGGATCATCGGAAGGAATGTCTGGGTCAAGCCCTGCCAGCACGGCACGGATCATATTGAGCGGTGATTCTTTAAGTTTCTCAGCTACTTTGTTTGCAGCCAATTCGAT
The window above is part of the Desulfotignum phosphitoxidans DSM 13687 genome. Proteins encoded here:
- a CDS encoding TRAFAC clade GTPase domain-containing protein, coding for MNSKCSNPNCFVHEGESCVDGHLNLTDCKHFRSGGTESKTKAGPTTIIESAARVPWSGATLGLADLITLLPRSRSILVGVLGAHDAGKTTLLLGNYLNCLRGSSIAQGEFCGSWTLGAWEALAAWSRFDDAARTPHFPPHTPRGTIRAPGLLHLALRRADQSLRDVLLGDAPGEWFTRWAVHDNAPDAEGARWTVEHADTFLVMADCDRLSGPDRGSARADLRQLLERLGGHVGKRPVVLVWTKTDKKALSELTPGIRDSIQRALKESIPHATESETTVCRPESLTEALSSVLDCAWTPARCSPLSEPVLHHQPFSAFRGRKC
- a CDS encoding GTPase-associated system all-helical protein GASH, whose amino-acid sequence is MSDLLKRLNKAGLIEKLDGNDERFAKIELAANKVAEKLKESPLNMIRAVLAGLDPDIPSDDPAITIAADALFEVWTSVRSVHTDPPIFLYRAILLDACNQVAEGLHAVVLSYTATDTLSLVGLGREEVSVRCILTEWARKTEFVSLIVPENTKSKRAPSTKKIEPLVFEKAKAFRVNSDALLNKVAAASGPNYRGNAGENPNPHWTNQPQTWSWEFTDRMTELLADQLDSAMAEIAKKQNELISQLGQHETHQLESVKELLSAQRSWLQENVKQSEEQRKADHLRLNTLWWCEALYSSSLTCSYRELPTVLAGVVMPFDLLNEVQTPTPASVTYALSETVAKLPEAEFVKNYNILGLLNTIQDKCSELPEAWSQALSSPPKEGRLSIRDMVVAILQGEKDTQKLLHQANMEPGFSISLPRLAQAIYRQEQAVRLAGVKQ